CTGAACATAGGTGGTAATTGTGTCCGGGGTTCTCTAACAAAGGAGTGAAAATATGACTATTTCGTGTGTAAGACATTCTATAACTGCATTTGTTGGACACTATATTTATCTGCCAAAAATTAAGTTCGGACCGTGGCTTAGCTACACGACCATGACCGCCAAGAAAAACATCAAAAGGACCATTGCGTTAGGTCTGCTTTACCATAGATCCTGGTGACAATTGTATGGTGAGTTTGCCTTCTTGGCGTCGTCGCAAAGTCAAAGAACTAAACGTACTGGTAAAATAATTAGGTCTTACTCAATGGAGGAGAAATCTTTTAGCTTAAGACTATGTTATTTTAACctgttataaaaaaaagttatcctTTCAATATCTTAACTGGAATGTTGAAGAAGGGAAGAAACAGCTCAAAACGTCCAGatagaaatgagccgcgccatgagaaaaccaacatagtgggtttgcgaccagcatggatccagaccagcctgcgcatccgcgcagtctggtcaggctccatgctgttcgcttttaaagcctattggaattggagaaactattagcgaacagcatggatcctgaccagactgcgcggatgcgcaggctggtctggatccatgctggtcgcatacccactatgttggttttcccatggaaTGGCtcaaatgtactttaaatgaTTAATAAACATCGCGATACAGAGTAACATAGGTGATGTATTTGGTGTCTTAAGAAGAAATAGATGTTATATTGTAAACATTTACCTTCTGTTACCTCAATGAATTATTATGAATCACGAAGTAGAATCGACACAACAGTAACGTTTTAATGTAGTTTTGCAGAAATACAAGAGaaataatctgtcactggttgtagatgtTGATGAGAATACCCGACTTTCGGGTAACTTTTTGGCGTAcagccggatattcctatctgcatctACAATTAACGACAGATTATTATATTCTAAATGACTATCAACGGCCCTGCGTTTGATTTAAGATAATCACTAAACTTGGTATCAAATGTCTAAAACATCACAATATTTCAAAGGTGAACGTTtctttattcttgcataaaagtttttttcattgTGTCCGGGTATTTATTAACTAGAGAAAAATTCGTGTGTTAACAAGGCAATTCACTTTCTGTCaattaatgtttctttcgaattgaGAGTTTGGAAAAAAGTCCGTCGATATACGGGAATGTATTGAATTGCATGTAACTGatgctattttttattttaggaaTCATGTCAACGATTTTGGGAAGTATCATTCGGtacaattttatttaatgtatcatAGAATTCATGTAAATCTTGGAAGCATGTCAACACGACGTACTCAAAATATTTATggttaatgtagggataatacacgtttttttgtgtattaacgtctgcagaaacccgcgggattgtttgtgaccgggACCGAAGGTGTATTGAGttaacgtgtattgtcgctattcttgcataaaaaaaatacacgacgactttatgtattgttttcatatgtgatgactttacgattccggtacattgttgttggaaacggtaaacatgttttaaatatccttatccagggcccagaaataaacaacactatcaaaagcacatcctgaaggtttttaaacgatttttttatctctcgttattacaaacataaaattaccaatacttgttcatatcacttcacaatttggCGGActcgagcacaatttcaagaataataactttacattcgattTATATTAAGTACGGACACAGTTAGAGTACGggtgagtacgaacgtagtgtcaagcttccaagctgtttatataaattcttcgagaaactagataaaaacataccgactgatacttaccaaaatcataaatatgattcctaaaaacaaggTTACACGCGATTGTCTACAAAATCTTTATCGACGCTGAGTTCTAAAacgggagtaaacaagggaagaaacgagtacgaacgatgttgggggcagcgcatttggcgttagttactgatacagcaaaacattctatggtttagattgcatctttggTAGTGTTGTGGGTAAGTAAAACATGTTGACCGTTTCTGATAACAACAGAATGCTAACTaaaattgtaccggaatcgtGAAGTCATCGCctatgaaaacattatatttagtcttcatgtaatgtgtttatacaagaatagcgacaataaaCGTCACCAACTATCCCGCATGTTCTGTAGACATGAATACACAAAAAAGTGTATTATACTTATATCAATGAATATGTGGCTTACATCTTAAACCTGTGATTTACTGGATGACTCTTAAAAATCTTACTATCGTTATCGGTCATATGAGTATCGAAAGAGCTGAAAATAAACGTCCCAACTATTAAcatgtaaatattaatataaataaagacagaaaatgatattttaccaACATATTTTTTGATCTGGGAAGTCGGTATGTACAAGTTTGCTAATATAAACTCTTCCATTAAGATTTTACTTGTTTGCTTTTCCGGTTCACAATatacttattattattacaattttatatgcatttattGCCTGTTTTCACATAAGTATTTACAAACCTAAATTCATGCTAGAATAATCAATAATATTATGAACTGAAATTATGATTTTGACGTAAACTATTTTTCGCATGTACATTTCAGACAGAACAAAAACCATGTATCGCAATCTCAGAGAGCTAGTGCTAACCATTGTGGTGATGTTAATGCTGTCTACGTCACTCGCGAAACCACGACATATCGTTTTTATTGTTGCCGACGATCTTGGATGGAATGACGTCGGTTTTCACAATGCGGACATGATAACTCCAAATATCGATAAGCTTGCGAACAGATGTGTGATCTTAAACAGTTCATATGTGCAGCCGGTATGCACACCCTCGCGACACTCCTGGATGACAGGTATTTATCCGTTCAAGGCAGGCTTACAACGGGGAGCTCTATTACCTGAGCAAGCAGTATGCTCACCCCTTGATATGAAATTCTTTCCAGAAAAGTTACAAAAGCTGGGGTATTCTACCCACATGGCGGGAAAATGGCATCTTGGTTTCTGTAATTGGGACTGCACGCCTACAAATCGCGGGTTCGATTCGTTTCTAGGATACTATAATGGTCAAGAGGATTATTACAATAAAACTATTCTAAATGGTATTGACTTTCATGACAATAAGGAGCCTATACCAGAAGACAATAGATATTCTGCTTTTGTGTATGCAGATAGAGCGAAGTCAGTAATTAAAAATCATAACAAAACCAAACCTCTTTTCTTATACCTTCCATTCCAGTCAGTGCATATTCCAATTCAAGTACCGAAGCGTTTTGAGGACATGTATCCAGATATCGCTAATGATCAGAGAAGACAATATTCGGGCATGGTGTCTGCCATGGATGAAGCTATTGGAAATATTACACAAGCTTTGGTTGATAATGGTATGATGGATGACACTTTGATTATATTTACGGCTGACAACGGAGGATGGCCCGGCTTTGGAGGAAACAACTACCCATTGCGAGGAGGAAAGATAACTATTTTTGAAGGGGGCACGAGAGCTGTGTCATTTGTTTCTGGATCAGGAATTGAAAAGCCTGGATCCACATACAACGGCTTAATTCATGCTGTCGACTGGCATCCAACAATTTTGGCAGCCGCTGATAGTTCAACGGACGACACGAATGACAACATTGACGGTTTGAACCAGTGGAAAGCAATCAGTTTGGGAGGAGAATCATTGAGAACAGAGCTAGTTTATAATATAGACAATTCTGACTTAGCGCCAAATGGGCATGCTGCGATACGGGTAGGAGATTTCAAACTGATAGACGGGTATCCAGGACCTTATCAGGACTGGTACAAGCCAGAACAAGAGTATGAAAATAATCCTCACGTGACGACAGATTACCAATACTACTCCAAGATAGTGCAAGATGATTTAGTTAAAAATAATGGTCTATGGAAAGGAGACGGACTTTATAATTTGAAAGACGATCCCACGGAGCACCACGATGTCTCTAAACAATACCCCGATATTGTAAAAACCCTGAAAGCTAAACTAGACGAGTATAGAAAAAGTTACGTAACACCAAATTTTCCGTTCAATGATCCTAAAGCCAATCCGAAAAACTATGGCGGATATTGGATGCCTGGTTGGTGTTAAATAATAATAACTACTAGTATTCCAGAATGACAGTGCCATGAATTTATTCTCACTTGTATACAGATGTTGACAtgactttattaatatttttcttaaagCTAAATTTTGTGTCACTTCATACGACAATGTTGTTCACACATATGGTATGAAACGGGATCTATTgtagaaatacagagctgtccaTGTCTACGTTGAAGAATTGTCCATGTCTAGGGTATTTTTGcgttattttatttatcatatacaTCTTGATAATACAAGAACAAATTTTAGCTGAGTAGTACATGCATATattgtaaagatattttacaaaatgtcattaaataagaataaaatgttattttacagtGTTGTAATGTAAACCTTTTCAGTGTAAAGTGCCTTTTATAGGAATGAtaaagttttgcaaaatgttttcaatgaaaatgctgatcaaagaaaaataattgtagcCATCGTGATTGTCATGTGTTCAAACTGAAACACTTACATTATTaggggatcgatccctctacggaaTTATGCGATTTATCGAATAAGATATATATTATCGAATCAAAAAAATATGTCCTTCcgacacgtgcacagagcgtctgacttgggactttttggaagaatacgcatTTTCCTTGTGCCTTATAAGTGCCCACATAACTTGTGccaaccgcaacgtcttgcacatcagtaaaACTATGTGCATTGCTGTtcttattccaaaatctacctttaaaatgatacggaatcgatccctctacggtaacatgcgatataccgaatgagatatttactatcgaattaaaaaataatgtgtCCTCACGTGCTGTctttagacagttcttttcaaaccttataggatgagttgaagtctggtcgattcccgattgagacaGTGCCTTATTTCGTATTACTAAATGACAATGAGCAAACTCAAAAGctctaaatgttttaaattgttatcCCCTGAAATATGTTAAAGGTTTTTGAGTAACTGTTAggtttctttataaaaattataCTGGTCTTACCACTTCCGGTGTATCGTTATTGCTGTGACCCAGATGTACAACGAGCGCACATGTTGTCAATAGTTCAGGTCCTTCTAAGCCGATGTAATGGACGTGAGGGATGttgaactttatttttaaaatttaatctattTGTCAAATGAAATTACAGACacccaaataattttaaaacctttCCGCAGCTGTAACGTATTAgcatctgatggccctttcacacttccgtagaatcaacatttattatacgaaattcattttgaaaatatttctgaaatgtctaggtctgcagctctcaaatacggaaatatcttacatccgaggcatatactaacactttcagacaacatcaaaaaggaccttttgagtgATTTGACGAAATTCCAAAActctatgtacccttgctccgttacggacccctttgGGATTCgtgtttatcccgagctcaaatatgttttcgtagatgaaaagctgacatgtcgtgctaaagcccaggtaatttcaaatcgttagaaactgctgaaaattgactccccattagacGGGGTGaaccctgcgcgtgacccctgactatcgaccaatccaaaggcgactttcgttttcaaggttagcatgtctactttcattttctttacttccggaaatagctggaGGTCGAGTGACGtgattttctgtgttgtcaaaaacatacatatacctaaCGAGATTGCATATAAATCTGCCCGCTGTCCTAAGGATATAAACGTATTTGTCAGTAAACaaaagctcgtagaacacgaaatgcccccttgtgcattcagtaattgcacaagggacAGAAagtatttggtcactgtacacaaaactTCTAAtgttctgggtcagtgtgacctttacgtttgacctactgacctcaaaataataaaaataataggtgtcatctgctggtcatgatcacccccccccccacacacacacacacacacacgcacacacacacacacacgcacacacacacacaccccatcccccattaagtttcgtgatcctatgcccaagtgtTTTCAAGTTATCTTCCGGACTTCCGGAAAGGGTTTAAATGTtgcgagtcactgtgacctttacaattggcctactgacctcaaaatcaataggggtcatcggctggtcatgaccaacctccttatcagtTTTTATGATTTGTTATTTAGGACATTTTGTTGTGTTGGCGTTCGCGCTGCCTATGTAGCAATGTTCTTTGTATATTGTCTTGGTGCGCTCGCCACAAGAACACAACGAAGCTTCCAAAATTTCGTTATGTCCGCGTGCAAGGACGACACAACAACATACTACATAAACTGCTTGCGGAACAGCATGACACAGTAAAATGTACTAAATTCAACCGCCatagttttcaatgaaaactaTATTAATAACCTAAAGAACTCTAAGTGTTGCAACAGATACTTTAAAACTATACTGATAAATTCttaatgtttcaaaaacattcagtttGAAGGGGTTTTGAATTGCCATTTTCACCAACTTTGCAAAACCCAAACATTTAAGTTAGCTTTTGAACCACATTTTTATTAACAGTTTTGGAAAATGTTGGAAATTTTATTGAACGTAATATATATGATAcagtaaaattacattttttgtcaataaagtcaaaattattctagatatcttcaaaattcaaaacattccTGCTTCCACTTTTGAGGACagtaaaatgatgatgatgacttgATCTTGATCtcaaaacaaattcaaaatggaaaaaaaaaacctataaaagATTTCGTGAATCAAACAGTATTCTACAAAAGGATACACATATTTGAAgggaattttaaataaaaatattacgtatttgaatatgaattatattCTGTTAATTGTTTATCCGACACTGTAAAGGGAAACTAATATTTTCAAGAGCGTAGAGAGAAACCATTCTTATTGTGTCTTACATAAAAGGAAGTATTGATATGTATAACTTTCGCACATTTGTATATTTACCTTACACTAGAAATATGTTTTATACTTTGTCTTCATTGATTCTCAGAATGCATTCCTAAATAGAAAGTGCTTTAGTCAATAATGAGGATAAAATGTTACCATAGCATTGCGATTTATCCTTTAAGAAGGCGATATACACTTTCTTTTGTTACACTTCAAAGCTCTCAGTGAACCGGTCCTGGTGCCTGCTGCTGGTGCCTAGCCATCTCAAGATGCTCACAATACCGCATGATCGAACGGCATTATAAATCGTCTGCATATGACACTACAACAACAATTTCGCGCTGAATTTAATCATGCATTCTTCAAAATAAGTGAAATTAAACCCTAAGTGGGttcatcaaaatttcattttacaaaaatgaaatatatatcattcaaaagatatattCATTGAGAGTAAGAAATCGCTTGCACCTGAggtttcatatcaatggtttgaTACAACAAGTTGCTGTAAATAAACGCATATATGGTACTACTTTCACACATTTTATGTAGAAAATGGAAGTGGGTAAAAGACGAAATGACggctttaaagttaaaatttattttgaaaatagcaTTTGATGAATTAAATATTGAAGATGGATACACTTTTAGCATCTAAGGATCTTTATGTTTAGTATtttgatatacagaaaaaatcGTACATGTTCTTCTTGTtactatatagaaaatctgaccgctggAGAATATTCTTCGGAATGGACTGCTAGTTATAGAGACACATTTTACTGATAACCAGACAAGGAAACATAAATCATAACCAATCTATACGGTCTCGGAAATGGTATTATAAGCTTTACATTCAATAATCATATATTGTCACGAGATTTAAAAAAGCAGAAtattgtgtatgaaaagaatttgcGTGAATattatctttttcatttgtttctttcaCTGAAATACGTTCGAGGGACACTGGAGCTACACTTCAAGACAATATCTTAGATAACTTCGAGTAAACGATACGTTTTGTGATAATAATATCTGGACACAAACGTCACTGCATAACATTGCGGTTGAcacaaataattgaaatatatcgAAGAATGTATCCTATGATAAGCCCCCAAGAGTGATGATGAAGACccccactgccaagatctaggcttttaaaagaaattctgtttaaaaatatttcaatttcactaTAAAAAACATGTACAACGTAGCAACTACCATTTcaaaagtttcttttttgtttattgaaacacatttttgttagtTCATtccatttcaaaactttttttacacTACTTTTTAATGGAGTTGCGTTTCTTATTTATAACTGCTTATACAGTGTTAATCTTAAATGTTTCCACAGTCTGACCAGTCATGCATGTTTGTTTTACTGATATTGTATTCATCACTTCGGGGCCGCAAACTCAGTACCAAGATTGAATacaatctgaaaagtagataCCTCGGAATCACCGAggacaaggcaaacagtgaaaattgcagactcggtttggttgagtctgttcatgagcagtaatggaaaatgcaatactGCTCACGCCCCtcgcaccggcttaagcagtattcaatcttcaaatctaaatgcgttgaaatcaatgatcccgaaagaccagcaaatataacaacactgttagTTACACCTCGTTTAATCCTTTATTGATTTTGTGGTTTAAAGTCCACTGATAGTCCGCATATTTACAGCGCATATGTTTTTATCTCTTCGTGTATATGTTGAAAACCCTCCTATTTTTATCGTCGCATTTTTGGAATTGGAATTCA
The sequence above is a segment of the Mercenaria mercenaria strain notata chromosome 3, MADL_Memer_1, whole genome shotgun sequence genome. Coding sequences within it:
- the LOC123524425 gene encoding arylsulfatase B-like; amino-acid sequence: MYRNLRELVLTIVVMLMLSTSLAKPRHIVFIVADDLGWNDVGFHNADMITPNIDKLANRCVILNSSYVQPVCTPSRHSWMTGIYPFKAGLQRGALLPEQAVCSPLDMKFFPEKLQKLGYSTHMAGKWHLGFCNWDCTPTNRGFDSFLGYYNGQEDYYNKTILNGIDFHDNKEPIPEDNRYSAFVYADRAKSVIKNHNKTKPLFLYLPFQSVHIPIQVPKRFEDMYPDIANDQRRQYSGMVSAMDEAIGNITQALVDNGMMDDTLIIFTADNGGWPGFGGNNYPLRGGKITIFEGGTRAVSFVSGSGIEKPGSTYNGLIHAVDWHPTILAAADSSTDDTNDNIDGLNQWKAISLGGESLRTELVYNIDNSDLAPNGHAAIRVGDFKLIDGYPGPYQDWYKPEQEYENNPHVTTDYQYYSKIVQDDLVKNNGLWKGDGLYNLKDDPTEHHDVSKQYPDIVKTLKAKLDEYRKSYVTPNFPFNDPKANPKNYGGYWMPGWC